The region GCCGCATAAAAAAGCCCAGATGAAAAACGCGTATCCCTTTTTTCATCGTTACAAAGGAAAACTTCCCCTCGTGGCGATGGCGGTGCAAGAACCGACGCTGACCTACACCAATCCCCGGACAAAAAAGCCATTCACGCGCCAGGAATTCACGGACTACGCGGAGCATTATCTCGGCGTGGACATCATTTTCTGGAGCGCCTCCTCGCCCTGGCTGAAGCACGACGAAGCAAGTGCTCCTTAGACGCCGTTGCCGCGAGACCGTGATCCGGCGCCGGCGTCAGGCCGGCCGCCCTGCCCGCGCCGACGCCATGCCCGACAGCATCAGCAACAGCGCCAGCACGCAGGCCACCGCGCCGGCCAGGAACGCTGCGCCGTAACCGAAGTAGCCGATCAGCACGCCCACCACCGGACCGGTCAGTCCCGCCGCCAGATCGATGAAGGCCATGAAGGTCGCCACCGCCAGCCCGCGCGAATGCGCCGGCACGCGCGCCATCGCCTGTACGCCCATCGACGGGAACACCAGCGAGAAACCGATGCCGGTCAACAGCGTACCCAGGCCGGCCATGACCGGATCGTGGGACTGCCACAGCAGCAATTGTCCGGCCAGTTCGATCGCCACCGATACCGCGCCGACTTTGGCGCCGCCGATGCGATCCGGCAGATGGGCGAAGAACAGGCGCACGCCGACATAGCCGGCCGAGAAACCAAGGATCGCAATGCCCGCGCCCGACCAGTTGTTGGTGGCGTAAAGCAGCACCAGGAAGCTGGTAATGATGGCGAAGGGCATGGCGCTCAACGCCAGCGCGAGACCGAAGCGCCAGATCAGGCGCAGCACTTCCGACATGGCCACGCCGCCGCCCTTGCGGCCCAATGCAGGCAGCGCGCGCAAGGTCGCCGCAATCGCCAGGCCGACCAGCGGCAACACCATGGTGGTCAGCGCCACGCCGGCGAAGCCG is a window of Herbaspirillum hiltneri N3 DNA encoding:
- a CDS encoding MFS transporter; its protein translation is MTTTTQQSEQSNPSDDSVAGGLLPLVAIVFTSFLCIGIPLPALPLHVNGVLGFSALTVGWVVGIQSFSTILSRKFSGSYCDRHGPKRAVAVGLPMAAVAGLLYLASTLIADAGASLVVLFIGRLLMGPAESLFLTGTMTWGIGRVGMQRTGKVMAWQGIAMFAALGLGAPIGIAIQQRFGFAGVALTTMVLPLVGLAIAATLRALPALGRKGGGVAMSEVLRLIWRFGLALALSAMPFAIITSFLVLLYATNNWSGAGIAILGFSAGYVGVRLFFAHLPDRIGGAKVGAVSVAIELAGQLLLWQSHDPVMAGLGTLLTGIGFSLVFPSMGVQAMARVPAHSRGLAVATFMAFIDLAAGLTGPVVGVLIGYFGYGAAFLAGAVACVLALLLMLSGMASARAGRPA